The Laspinema palackyanum D2c sequence CCCGGTTCTTCCGTGAGCGCACATGGACGGATAATCGTATAAGGTAAGCCACTAACGCGAATCGCCTCCTCACCCCGTAATTTCCAAGTTAAAATTCCCCCCAGTTGCTCATTCATTCTCACCGCTGGCGGTTCTGACTCTAAGTCTAACCCCGGACGTCCTGGACGAGTCACTCCTGCCGAGCTCACCTGAATAAACCGGGGTAAAGTTGGACCGCCATAAGCTTTCAACGATTGAATTTGCAATTGAAACAGTCCTGGGGTAAATTGAGGATTCAACTCACCATCGTACTCAAATTTACTCAGCATGATTTGTACTGAGCGAATTTGACTGGCATCTAAGGGCGGGCAATCTTTCAAGGTTTTAGCGCGAAAAACCGGGATAAATTCTGAAAACGGAATGCGAACCGTAAATTCTATGTTAGCCACGGTATCAAAGGAATAGCAGTAGGAAATACTATCCCATTTCGGGTCCGTGCGAAGAATAAATTTATACCGATTGCCATCGCCTTTGACGCGAATATCAATCCCTTGATAGGTGGATAAATCCAACGGGGGTTCAAAATTGCGGGTCCGAATGGAGACAAATCCACCAGAATTTGAGGTGGAAACGTTCCCAGAAAATAAAGCCCTTTCGTTAACGAGGCGGACATTACTTTCGCTGACTCCACCCATGACGATATCATCGAGGGCACCCCAAATTTCTTTGAGGTTGTCCGTGGGTTTGCTGAAATCAAAGATGATTTTTTCATGGGGTGCACCTAGGGTCGCGAGTTGACGACGGGTGGCATCGACTAAATTTTGAATCCCGTGATATTCCACTTGTTCGGGTACATCCAAGACTTCTGGGGTATAAAATTTGATTCCTTGATAATATTTTTCTCGGGTTGGGGTATCCCCTTCCACGGGTTGCACTCGGGTGCCGATGCAGGAAATCACGGCGGTCACATCTTCCAAGAGGCGATCGCTCAAACTGTCGGCAAGGGTGATATCCGCATCCACCAGATCCACTGTAGTCCCCAGCATTTCTCGTCCCCGCTTGAGATCCCGGACTAATCCTCTAACCGAGTAACCTCGCTGTTGGAGTTTTTGGACAACCCGCTTCCCCACGCCTCCCGTGGCACCGGCAACGAGAATGACTCCAGGTTTTTCCGGGGTGCTGAGGGTACTTTTTCCGCCAGTGAGCAGATTGCGGATCCAGGAAAAATTCCCTAAAAACGGGACCACTCCAAAATAGGATAGGGTTTTCCAGAACCTGCCTGCATCCCATTTAGGACGTTTTTGTTCAGTCATGGTGATTGTTCTCCAGTCCAAGGGTACTCTCTAGTAGTAACAAATATTGGTATGGGTTGGGGGTGAGTGGAACTGATGGGATTTTGATTGCCATTGGCTCATTAAGGCCGTATAATGCCCCCAGACTACTTTCTATGAATCCTGCTGAATTTTGGAGTTTTGCGAATGTTCAATTCCCCTGATGACAGAACTGAATCGGCGTTCAAATCAGGACTTATCCGCTATGGGACAGCACTGGCGGCGATCGAGGAATCCGGACCCAATTCACCCACTTTAGAGCAAGTCTTGGAGGTGATGAGCGCTCGGGATGCTCTCAGTACAATTGGTAACCCAGGAGTTGAAGTCGCTGGGGAAAGTCTGGTCAAACTCCTCGACTTAGATGAGCGCCTGAAAGCACAAGCTTCGGCGATCGCCTCCGATGATAAACTTGAGAAGTCTCGCCCCACTTTCAACCCACCAGAAAGTAATTGGTGGTGGTTTTTGAGCGTTCCCAAAGAAACCCCAAACTGGAAACGATTTGATTGGATATGGGATTCATTGACTGCCGGTGCATTGGTCTTAGCTGGTAGCTTTATGATTAATACGTTTCAGGCATTTTCTAGCGGAGGGTTAGGAGTGTCAGAAGCCTTTGGCAGCATCGCCCAAGTTGCTGGATTAGGTGCCCTGAGTAAAGGTGTACTCACTACAGATGGCAAGACAAAAGTAAAAGCCTTCCTATTTAAACTTAACATTCCTGAACCGTTTCACAATCCGGCCATATTTATGGCATCGGGAATGCTAACTGTAGGCAGTTATGGGGTAAATAACTCTTTACCCTACATCGGCAGTATTTACTATGAGCAAGGGATTGATCATTATGAAGAGGGGGACTTAAATAAAGCTCACAACAAATATCTAAATGCCAGCAAACTTGATCCCGAAAATATAGAGGTTAAAGTTGCGTTAGGTGTAATTTATGAATCTCTGGGTTCACTTGATTTGGCATTAGAACAGTACAAACAGGGAATTCAGTATGGAGATGCCCAAGCTTTTAATAATGCGGGGCGGACCTACATCCAGAAATTTAATCCAGGAACGCCTCAAAATGAGTACAAGATTGCCGAATCATTACTGCTTCTAGGATTGCAACGGGTTGACCCCCAAGAAACAAATCTCCAATATCAACTCCATAAAAACTTGGGTTGGTCTCTGTTAAAACAACAAGAATATGACCGAGCCGAACAAGAGTTAAAAGAGGCGATAGAATTTGATGATCAGATTTTAAATTCTCAGGTAGGTGGGGGAATGGCCTACTGTATGCTGGCGGAAGTTTATCAACAACAGAAGCGCAGGGCTGAAGCATTGGAACAGTGGCAATTCTGTGCCGAGTATGCCCGTCCTGAAACCTTGTATGAATACAAATGGTTTTTAGAGATCGGACAAAAAAATCTGGCGCAACAAATCGATACGAGTTCGGTTGTGGCGACTCCCCATCACGTCGAGTCCTCAGAGCAGGGAAACACTAACCTGAATGTGGAAGAATTAATTCAGATGCCTCCTCAGGTCATTGAAGGGGAGGAAGCCTCTGACTATTCCCCTGAATCTAGCCCAGAGAATCCAGGAGAATAGTCGGTATTAATTGACATCTTGCAGCAGTGGCGACACCCGGCGGGGGTTTAAACGATTGGGGGCCTCATAGCTAAAGTAAGTCTTATCCCGTGGTGTTTTCAGTCGGTTTCAACCGACTTTAGCTGTTAGGCGGGGGATTTATCCCCCGCCGGTTGTTGCTGGAGTAAAATCTACGGAATTATCACCAGAAAATTGACCTAAAACTCCCCAGGTTAGTCAGTTGATCCCCTGTAAATTATCAGTGTAACTTTCTCTCAATTAAACCGAAGTGCAAGGACACCCTTCAATCATTAAAGTACCCAAGTTGAATATTTTAAGCACCAGAGTAGTAATCGGAGTTTTTCTGGCTAATTTAACCTGGATTTCTCCTGGGCGATCGCAACCTCCCATTGTTTCTTTCTCTTCACCCAGAGACTCAAGAATCAATGAAACTTATAATTTGACCCAATTCGAGGAAAAGCCAGGGGGTCAAATTACTGAGAAACTTTTAGCTCAATTTCCAGTATTTGCTCAACAAATTGACAGATTTACAGAGTCAAACCAGCAGATTTTAGAAGAAGCCTTAGAGGTCATTAATACCCTAGAAGAACCGGAAACCAAGGCCCGATTATTAATTGAAATTGCCCTAAACTATGGGGCGATCGGCCAGGAAGAACGGGCCCAAACTCTCTTGGCTGATGCCTTAAGCGCCGCCAATGATATCGAAGCCGACTCGGTGCGGGTTCGGGCCAAAATTGCGATCGCCAGAGCCTATTTTCAACTGGGACAAGCCTCAACCGCTGCGGACTTGCTCTCGGACGCATTAGCAACAGCAAATCGCCTAGATGACCCCGGGGTAAAATCCAGCTTATTAGCCGAGATTGCCCTCACCTACAACGCGATCGGACTCGGCGATCGCTCCCTCGCTATTTTATCCGAAAGTCGTGACATTGCCCGGGGCACTCAATCGACAGAACCCCTCGCCCTCTTTCCCTTTGAACCCACCGGGTGGGAAGGTCAAGTGGGACTGGGTGCTTCCTTCTTTTCCGGGGACAAAATCACCAGTGAAACCACCTTTAACTTCGCACTGGAACGCCAATGGCCGACGGATGAAGTAGATTTCCGAATCAGCTTCACCAATGACTATGATGATAGTCGAGTTTCTCCGGAAAACGATAATCAAATCAAAGGTCAAATTGATGCCGAATATCGCCATCATGCCACGGAACGCTATCAATATTTTATCAGTTCCTTAGTCCGTCGGGATGAACCCGATGGGATTGATATTCGGACCAATTTATATACCGGGCCAGGGATTAACATCTGGCGCGCCGGTCCCGATCGCTCCTTTGATATGCAGTTGGGTCTAGGCATTCGTTACGAAGAATCCAACCGCCGCCGGGATGATTTGGATTTTCCCGTGGCTCAGTATCGGATGCGCTATAAAGATCTGTACTTTGATTTTCTCACCTTGCGTCAATTTCTAACCTTTGAGCTGCCCTTTGATGATGTGGAAGACTATTACATGGAATCTTCGACTACTTTAGGAATTCCTCTTCTTCAAGGATGGTCTTTTAATAACAACTTGATTTTGAGATACGCTAATAACCCATCTTTAGATAATCCCAATTTACGGGTTGATTTTGTCACAGGAATTGAGTATCAATTTTAGGAAAAAATGAGGAGATGGGGAGAGGTTCAACCTCCCGACTTCAGTCGTTCTCCTCTTTTGTTTGTAGTAACGACTTCAGTCGTTTCCGCGTGACGAAAGCGGCAGCTTTCGTCACGCCCATTGGAGGCAAAGCATCCAGTCCCTCAACCAGGCGCTTAAGCCGCAAGAAGCCCCTGTCATGGCTGAAGCCATGACAGGGGAGGGTCTGTAACTTCCCCAGTCCCCATACAACCGCAGAGTGCGTGACGAAAGCTGACGCTTTCGTCACGCGGAAACGACTGAAGTCGTTACTACAAACAGGGGAAGAAACGACAGAAGTCCCAATCCTCCCCATCTACCCCATCTCCCCCATCTAGC is a genomic window containing:
- a CDS encoding CIA30 family protein; this encodes MTEQKRPKWDAGRFWKTLSYFGVVPFLGNFSWIRNLLTGGKSTLSTPEKPGVILVAGATGGVGKRVVQKLQQRGYSVRGLVRDLKRGREMLGTTVDLVDADITLADSLSDRLLEDVTAVISCIGTRVQPVEGDTPTREKYYQGIKFYTPEVLDVPEQVEYHGIQNLVDATRRQLATLGAPHEKIIFDFSKPTDNLKEIWGALDDIVMGGVSESNVRLVNERALFSGNVSTSNSGGFVSIRTRNFEPPLDLSTYQGIDIRVKGDGNRYKFILRTDPKWDSISYCYSFDTVANIEFTVRIPFSEFIPVFRAKTLKDCPPLDASQIRSVQIMLSKFEYDGELNPQFTPGLFQLQIQSLKAYGGPTLPRFIQVSSAGVTRPGRPGLDLESEPPAVRMNEQLGGILTWKLRGEEAIRVSGLPYTIIRPCALTEEPGGEGLMFEQGDNIKGKVSREDIAELCVQALELSEACNMTFEVKTDSAGSPAVDWRGLFARLERDRQAVS
- a CDS encoding tetratricopeptide repeat protein, whose product is MFNSPDDRTESAFKSGLIRYGTALAAIEESGPNSPTLEQVLEVMSARDALSTIGNPGVEVAGESLVKLLDLDERLKAQASAIASDDKLEKSRPTFNPPESNWWWFLSVPKETPNWKRFDWIWDSLTAGALVLAGSFMINTFQAFSSGGLGVSEAFGSIAQVAGLGALSKGVLTTDGKTKVKAFLFKLNIPEPFHNPAIFMASGMLTVGSYGVNNSLPYIGSIYYEQGIDHYEEGDLNKAHNKYLNASKLDPENIEVKVALGVIYESLGSLDLALEQYKQGIQYGDAQAFNNAGRTYIQKFNPGTPQNEYKIAESLLLLGLQRVDPQETNLQYQLHKNLGWSLLKQQEYDRAEQELKEAIEFDDQILNSQVGGGMAYCMLAEVYQQQKRRAEALEQWQFCAEYARPETLYEYKWFLEIGQKNLAQQIDTSSVVATPHHVESSEQGNTNLNVEELIQMPPQVIEGEEASDYSPESSPENPGE
- a CDS encoding DUF481 domain-containing protein, which translates into the protein MTQFEEKPGGQITEKLLAQFPVFAQQIDRFTESNQQILEEALEVINTLEEPETKARLLIEIALNYGAIGQEERAQTLLADALSAANDIEADSVRVRAKIAIARAYFQLGQASTAADLLSDALATANRLDDPGVKSSLLAEIALTYNAIGLGDRSLAILSESRDIARGTQSTEPLALFPFEPTGWEGQVGLGASFFSGDKITSETTFNFALERQWPTDEVDFRISFTNDYDDSRVSPENDNQIKGQIDAEYRHHATERYQYFISSLVRRDEPDGIDIRTNLYTGPGINIWRAGPDRSFDMQLGLGIRYEESNRRRDDLDFPVAQYRMRYKDLYFDFLTLRQFLTFELPFDDVEDYYMESSTTLGIPLLQGWSFNNNLILRYANNPSLDNPNLRVDFVTGIEYQF